In the genome of Dickeya fangzhongdai, one region contains:
- a CDS encoding MFS transporter, which produces MSGFLNIRFLNTRFLKIPAGAPPLADRQAIDEAYRYWRRHILMTLYLGYALFYFTRKSFNAAVPEILASGLMARTDIGMLATLFYVTYGASKFLSGIVSDRSNARYFMGIGLLATGVVNILFGFSSSLWAFAALWMANAFFQGWGAPVCARLLTSWYSRTERGGWWALWNTAHNVGGALIPMVVGAAALHYGWRAGMMIAGSLAIVAGLFLCWRLRDKPQTLGLPSVGEWRQDALEIAQQQEGAGLSRREILHKYVFTNPYIWLLACCYVLVYVVRAAINDWGNLYMSETLGVDLVTANSAVTMFELGGFIGALVAGWGSDKLFNGNRGPMNLIFAAGILLSVGSLWLMPFASYVMQAACFFTTGFFVFGPQMLIGMAAAECSHKDAAGAATGFVGLFAYLGASLSGWPLARIMDVWHWSGFFAVIAVAAGVSALLLLPFLRASSPRAAADIA; this is translated from the coding sequence ATGTCCGGCTTTCTGAACATTCGTTTCCTGAATACGCGTTTCCTTAAAATTCCCGCCGGCGCGCCGCCGCTGGCCGACCGTCAGGCCATTGATGAAGCCTACCGTTACTGGCGTCGGCATATCCTGATGACGCTATATCTGGGCTATGCGCTGTTTTACTTCACCCGTAAAAGTTTTAACGCCGCGGTGCCGGAAATCCTCGCCAGCGGGCTGATGGCGCGTACCGATATCGGGATGCTGGCGACGCTGTTTTACGTGACCTACGGGGCGTCGAAATTCCTCTCGGGCATCGTGAGCGACCGTTCCAATGCCCGCTACTTTATGGGCATCGGCCTGCTGGCGACCGGCGTGGTGAATATTCTGTTTGGCTTTTCCTCGTCGCTGTGGGCCTTCGCCGCGTTGTGGATGGCGAACGCCTTTTTTCAGGGCTGGGGCGCGCCGGTGTGCGCCAGGCTGCTCACCAGCTGGTATTCGCGCACCGAGCGCGGCGGCTGGTGGGCGCTGTGGAATACCGCGCATAACGTGGGCGGTGCGTTGATCCCGATGGTGGTGGGAGCGGCGGCGCTGCATTACGGCTGGCGCGCCGGGATGATGATCGCCGGTTCGCTGGCGATCGTCGCCGGGCTGTTTTTATGCTGGCGACTGCGCGACAAGCCGCAGACCCTCGGCCTGCCGAGCGTGGGCGAGTGGCGTCAGGATGCGCTGGAGATCGCCCAGCAGCAGGAGGGCGCCGGGCTGTCGCGTCGGGAAATCCTGCATAAATACGTGTTCACCAATCCGTATATCTGGCTGCTGGCCTGCTGTTATGTGCTGGTGTACGTGGTGCGCGCCGCCATCAACGACTGGGGCAACCTCTACATGTCGGAAACGCTGGGGGTCGATCTGGTGACCGCTAACTCGGCGGTGACCATGTTCGAACTGGGCGGATTTATCGGCGCGCTGGTGGCCGGCTGGGGATCGGACAAGCTGTTTAACGGCAACCGCGGCCCGATGAACCTGATCTTCGCCGCCGGCATTTTACTGTCCGTCGGTTCGCTGTGGCTGATGCCGTTCGCCAGCTACGTGATGCAGGCCGCCTGCTTCTTCACCACCGGTTTCTTCGTCTTCGGCCCGCAAATGCTGATTGGCATGGCGGCCGCCGAATGCTCCCACAAAGACGCCGCCGGCGCCGCCACCGGATTTGTGGGGCTGTTCGCCTATCTTGGCGCGTCGCTGTCCGGCTGGCCGCTGGCGCGCATCATGGATGTGTGGCACTGGAGCGGCTTTTTCGCGGTGATTGCGGTGGCCGCCGGCGTCTCGGCGCTACTGCTGTTGCCTTTCCTGCGTGCCTCGTCGCCGCGCGCCGCGGCCGACATAGCGTGA
- the uhpT gene encoding hexose-6-phosphate:phosphate antiporter — protein sequence MLNFLTQVRQPTLDLPLDVRRKMWFKPFMQSYLVVFIGYLTMYLIRKNFNIAQNDMISTYGLSMTQLGMIGLGFSITYGVGKTLVSYYADGKNTKQFLPFMLILSAICMLGFSASMGTGSVSLFLMIACYALSGFFQSTGGSCSYSTITKWTPRRKRGTYLGLWNISHNLGGAGAAGVALFGANYLFDGHVIGMFIFPSIIALIVGFIGLRFGSDSPEAYGLGKAEELFDEAISEEDKETEDGAMTKWQIFVEYVLKNKVIWLLCFSNIFLYVVRIGIDQWSTVYAYQELKLPKAVAIQGFTLFEAGALVGTLLWGWLSDLANGRRGLVACIALALIIVTLGVYQHASNQYVYLSSLFALGFLVFGPQLLIGVAAVGFVPKKAISAADGIKGTFAYLIGDSFAKLGLGMIADGTPIFGLTGWAGTFAALDAAAIGCICLMALVAVMEERKIRREKRLRQTQTA from the coding sequence ATGCTCAACTTTTTAACCCAGGTGCGTCAACCGACGCTGGATCTGCCGCTCGATGTGCGGCGTAAAATGTGGTTCAAGCCGTTCATGCAGTCTTATCTGGTGGTGTTCATCGGCTACCTGACCATGTATTTGATCCGTAAGAACTTCAACATCGCGCAGAACGACATGATCAGCACCTACGGGTTGAGCATGACGCAGCTTGGCATGATTGGCCTCGGTTTTTCGATAACCTACGGCGTTGGGAAAACGCTGGTGTCCTATTATGCGGACGGCAAAAACACCAAGCAGTTCCTGCCGTTTATGCTGATCCTGTCCGCCATTTGCATGCTCGGTTTCAGCGCCAGCATGGGGACGGGGTCCGTGAGCCTGTTTTTGATGATCGCGTGTTATGCGCTGAGCGGCTTTTTCCAGAGCACCGGCGGGTCGTGTAGCTACTCCACCATCACCAAGTGGACGCCGCGCCGCAAACGCGGCACCTATCTGGGGCTGTGGAACATTTCTCATAACCTCGGCGGCGCGGGCGCGGCGGGCGTAGCGCTGTTCGGCGCTAACTACCTGTTCGACGGCCATGTAATCGGGATGTTTATCTTCCCGTCGATCATCGCGCTGATTGTCGGCTTCATCGGCCTGCGTTTCGGCAGCGACTCCCCGGAAGCCTACGGCCTGGGGAAAGCCGAAGAGCTGTTTGACGAGGCTATCTCCGAAGAAGACAAGGAGACGGAAGACGGCGCCATGACCAAATGGCAGATCTTCGTCGAGTATGTGTTGAAAAACAAAGTGATCTGGCTGCTGTGCTTCTCCAACATCTTTCTGTATGTGGTGCGCATCGGCATCGACCAGTGGTCCACGGTTTACGCCTATCAGGAACTGAAACTGCCGAAAGCGGTGGCGATTCAGGGCTTTACCCTGTTCGAGGCCGGTGCGCTGGTGGGTACGCTGCTGTGGGGCTGGCTGTCGGATCTCGCCAACGGTCGCCGCGGGTTGGTGGCCTGCATCGCGCTGGCGTTGATCATCGTGACGCTTGGCGTCTATCAGCATGCCAGCAACCAGTATGTTTATCTGTCGTCGCTGTTTGCGCTGGGCTTTTTAGTGTTCGGCCCGCAGTTGCTGATTGGCGTGGCCGCCGTCGGTTTTGTGCCGAAGAAAGCCATCAGCGCCGCCGACGGCATCAAAGGCACCTTCGCCTATCTGATTGGCGACAGCTTCGCCAAGCTGGGGCTGGGCATGATCGCCGACGGCACCCCGATTTTCGGGTTGACCGGCTGGGCGGGCACCTTTGCCGCGCTGGACGCCGCCGCGATCGGCTGTATCTGCCTGATGGCGCTGGTAGCGGTGATGGAAGAGCGCAAAATCCGCCGCGAAAAACGCCTGCGTCAGACGCAAACCGCCTGA
- the spy gene encoding ATP-independent periplasmic protein-refolding chaperone Spy, with amino-acid sequence MSKLTAIVIASALALSSAGFAYAQDNTPPDQGARMMKHHDGERGMEKNMMFKGLNLTDEQRQKMRDIMENAKQDRERPSAEERTEWHSLIAADSFDQAKAEAVANKMAETSKAHMLKRLEIQNKMYNVLTPEQKKQFNDNFAKHLKEPAPAKAPQ; translated from the coding sequence ATGTCTAAGTTAACTGCGATTGTGATTGCCTCTGCGCTGGCGCTGAGTAGCGCCGGGTTCGCCTACGCTCAGGATAATACCCCGCCGGATCAGGGCGCGCGTATGATGAAGCATCATGACGGCGAGCGCGGCATGGAAAAGAACATGATGTTCAAAGGGTTGAATCTGACCGATGAACAGCGCCAGAAAATGCGTGACATCATGGAGAACGCTAAACAGGACCGTGAGCGGCCTTCGGCTGAGGAACGCACTGAATGGCACAGCCTGATTGCCGCCGACAGCTTTGATCAAGCCAAAGCCGAAGCGGTGGCTAACAAAATGGCTGAAACCAGCAAAGCCCATATGCTGAAACGTCTGGAAATCCAGAACAAGATGTACAACGTGCTGACGCCGGAACAGAAAAAGCAGTTCAACGACAACTTTGCCAAACACCTGAAAGAACCGGCGCCGGCAAAAGCGCCGCAATAA
- the apbE gene encoding FAD:protein FMN transferase ApbE codes for MAFSALKSILFLAVLSVLSACKPGATADSSRPFTTFEGKTMGTFYSVKISGELPEDRQQLQQEIDALLEQANNDISTYRNDSVLSRFNRDTGTDPQPIGNGMADIILAAQRIGRATGGAMDITVGPLVNLWGFGPQKQPVAIPSQQQIDDARRKVGLNHLRLISNHQGEWLQKDLPGLYVDLSTMGEGYGADLLAQLMTRKGITNYLVSVGGAISSRGVNGQGQPWRVAIQKPTDKENAIQAAVDLQGYGISTSGSYRNYFEQDGKRYSHVIDPATGRPITHQLVSATVIARTALEADGWDTGLMVLGTEKALKLAEQQGLAVYLITKTDKGFEAVMTPQFKAFLLPTP; via the coding sequence ATGGCGTTTTCCGCCTTAAAATCCATCCTTTTTCTGGCTGTGCTCAGCGTGCTGAGCGCCTGCAAACCGGGGGCGACCGCGGACAGCTCACGTCCGTTTACCACGTTTGAGGGTAAAACGATGGGTACCTTCTATAGCGTGAAGATCAGCGGAGAATTGCCGGAAGACCGGCAACAGTTGCAGCAGGAGATCGACGCCTTGCTGGAACAGGCCAACAACGACATTTCCACCTACCGTAACGACTCGGTGTTGTCCCGTTTTAACCGCGACACCGGTACCGACCCGCAGCCTATCGGCAATGGCATGGCGGATATCATTCTGGCCGCGCAGCGCATCGGCCGGGCGACAGGCGGGGCGATGGATATCACGGTGGGGCCGCTGGTCAACCTGTGGGGATTCGGGCCGCAGAAGCAGCCGGTGGCGATTCCCAGCCAGCAGCAGATTGATGATGCGCGACGGAAAGTGGGGCTGAACCACCTACGCCTGATCAGCAATCATCAGGGCGAATGGTTGCAGAAAGATCTGCCGGGCCTGTATGTGGATCTGTCTACTATGGGCGAGGGTTACGGTGCGGACCTGCTGGCGCAACTGATGACCCGCAAAGGCATCACCAACTATCTGGTGTCGGTGGGCGGCGCGATTTCCAGCCGCGGCGTCAACGGTCAGGGGCAGCCCTGGCGGGTCGCCATTCAGAAGCCTACCGACAAGGAGAATGCCATTCAGGCGGCGGTAGACCTGCAGGGCTACGGCATCAGCACTTCCGGCAGCTATCGCAACTATTTTGAGCAGGACGGCAAACGCTATTCTCATGTCATCGACCCAGCCACCGGTCGGCCGATTACGCATCAGCTGGTTTCCGCCACCGTGATTGCCAGAACCGCGCTGGAGGCGGATGGCTGGGATACCGGGCTGATGGTGCTGGGCACCGAAAAGGCGCTGAAACTGGCGGAACAGCAAGGACTGGCGGTCTATTTGATCACCAAAACCGATAAAGGGTTTGAGGCCGTCATGACGCCGCAGTTCAAGGCGTTTCTGTTGCCGACGCCGTAA